AGAAGAAGATCGACATTGCTGATGCTGGCTCCGCCACAGTCATCGGTTGCGCTCCAGGTCAGGGTAACCGTGCTGCCGATGTTCATGATCTGTCCGCCATTGGGATAATTCACGTGCACCAGGGGAACGTTCTTGGGGGAGTTGGAAACGAACGGACAGTCGTCGCAGGCATCGCCTTTTCCGTCCTCGTCATAGTCATGTTGGGTCAGGGGATCTTCGTCGTCTAGAACGAAATTCCTGACTTCATCGCACTTGTCCTGGTCCGCGATGATCTCGTCGCCATCGCAATCGTGCAGAGGTGACGAGAGTATCGAATTGAGATGATCGCGAAGCGCGGCCAGATTGCTGTCCTGCTCGGCTGTCAATGGAAGATGGAGCAAGAGGTTGTTGGAGTCAATCTCGGAAGATTGCAGGTCGTAATACTCTTCCGGTGCCGGGTTGGTATCGAACGTGCTCTTGCGGATGAGCTTGTAACGGCTGTTCCTGACGGCCTGGGCATTGAGCAGCTCACTGTACGCATACTGCCTCGTCCCCGCCCCGGTCGCATTGAGGATCGGAACAAGGCTTTCGGAATCGAGCACGACGCCCGGGTTGAGAGTGGAGGGTGAGCTCCCCGTCATCAGCTCGATCACGGTCGTGAACAGGTCGGTCGTATTCACGAGTGCATCGGTTTCACGGTCCGGGTCGGTGACCTGGGCTCCCGAGATGATCACCGGCACGTTGATTCCTCCCTGGTAAACCGTCTCCTTGGAATGACCCGCGCATTCAGGCCGGTAGACGTCATCGCAGACTTCCTTTGGGGTGCCGTTGTCGCCCAGGAGGATGATGGTCGTGTGGTCCAGGACCTGCTGGCCAATCTCGGTCTTGAGGCGACCGAATTCCTTGTCCACAGCCTCTATCATCGAAAAGTAGCATTGGCGCCTCGCAGCGTTGCTGTGGTCCATTTCGTCGCATAGGTGTCCTGGATCGACCCCCGCAAGAGGCCGAGCAGAGCTCCGGAGATTCACAGGAGGCGCCTGAAAGGGGGCATGCGGGGCATTGAAAGCCAGCATGAGAAACCAGGATCCCGTTTGCTGGCCAATCCAGGTGCTTGCATCGTTCACATTATCGGTCGTGGAATAGACGCTGGTGCCAGGGCTCACGCGGCCATCGATGGTCTTGATCCAGTTGAAGTAGTTGACAAGGTTGGAGTAGGCGCCCGTGTAATGCGGGAATCCGGAATCGTTGGGGCCGAGCGCACCACCGTTCATCGTATTGCTGAGATGCCACTTGCCGACCGCCGCCCGTGCCGGCACGGGCGACGCCATTGCGAGGACCTCAGGGAGGGTGGACTCGCATCGCGGCAGCTCGTTCGCCGGAAGGCCTTGGTCAAAAGGATTGGAGTCGATCTGGGGTTTGGTGATGTCACGGACACCCGTCCTGAAGCCGTACCGTCCGGTCATGAGCGTCGCACGCGTCGGGGAGCATATCGGGTTCGACCAGGCGTTGCGGAACAGCACCCCCGACGTCTTGAGAGCGTCGATATTGGGTGTGGCAGGGAAGTCGAGGGGTGGACAAACGTGGGGAGGAAGGCAGTAGGTTCCCAGCGCGTCTACCCCGACATCGTCGAGGACAATCATGAGGACATTATTCTGTGCTGCGGCCTCGCCGGAGCTGGCCAGGAGCGCGCACATAACGACCAGAAACCAGCCGAGAGTACGTAGCCTGAAGTGTCCTGACATGGAACCCCCCTCTTGATCTGGCCCGTTTTTCCTCACCCCCTGAAGGGAGGTGTCTCAGGTTTCTTAGTCGGAGGAGCCCGAAGGAAGGTTCTCCTGAAAGGCAGAAAGGTGCCGAGTCATGGCGGAGGGTTTGAAGAACGAATCGGTCGGCAGATGCGCCTAAGGCGGGAGGTGAAGTCTGGACGGATTACTTCGGGGAATCCGACACCGGGGGGAGGTGGTGGGTCAGCAGCCCCTCGGCGCGCAGCTGCCGCTCTTCGGCATGCATCGACTCGACCCAGGACTCCAGGACGAGATGGGTTTTCAAGGCCTGCCATTCGGCGGGGGTGAAAGCGTCGAGGTCCTCGGATGGGACCCGGGGGATCGAGGCAGGCAGCGCTTCCGTCCCGGCATCGCGGTCGGACCTCCGGCCCAGGTGGCCGAGATCGATTCCCTGCCGGTCGGCCCACTCGCCGATCCTTACCTGGGGAAACGCGGCAATCTCCGGCACGCTCCAGGCGGGCAGATCGATCTCTTCCTCGAGCCATCCCGCCACCTCGCGCCCGAGGAAGAAGGGCTGGTGTCCCCCGGCGTCGACAATCTTCCAGCTGAAGATCTCCCCCCGCTTCCCTTCGAGCAGGTGGGCCACTCTATCCTGCAGGTCCCCGAGGAACAGGGCCCCGAGCCGCGGCGCCCGCACCACGGTGTCGTTCCCTCCGAGGACGATCAGACTGGGGCCGCGCTGGGCATGCATCGCGTACAGAGCCGCGGGCCGATCTCCCAGAAAGCGCAGCGCCTGGTAGGAAAACCCCTGGCACATCGGCCGGGAGCTGTCCCAGTAACCCCCCGCGCCGTCCAGGTTGCCGCCTGACGCCATGACGGCGACCCAGGGGCGGGAATCGACGGCGCCCGCCAGAGCCGTGGCGTAGGAGCCCAGCGAAAACCCGAGCACGGCGATGCGCGACGGATCGATTTCCTCCCGCCTACGCAAATAGGAAACCCCCTGGAGCAGGTCGGTCACCATCAGCCCCGTCACGCGCCGCCCGTCCTCCGCGTCCGGGGAAAGCCGATCGTGCGCCTGGGATCGGGACCGATGTGTGTCGTTGCGCTCTCCCTCACCCACTGGATCGAAGGTCAGGACGGCGGCGCCGGCGCGCGCGTAAAGGGCCCCCGCGTAACGGGCGTACCAGGAGTGCTTGTCTCCGCCATGACCCGGAACGATAAGGAGACCGGGAATCCTGCCGGCCGGATGCCGCGGCAAATAGAGGAGTGCGGGAATCCGCATCCCATACTGCGTGCCATAGGAGACTCTTTCGACCCGTACCGCATCGTCCAGGTCGAAGCCGCCATGCGAGGCAGGGCTCAGATCGGGAAGGGGATCGGGAATGGAGAGGGTTTCACGCATCTCCTGCCTCCAGGCGGACCAGGGGGCTGCGT
The sequence above is drawn from the Candidatus Polarisedimenticolia bacterium genome and encodes:
- a CDS encoding sulfatase-like hydrolase/transferase gives rise to the protein MSGHFRLRTLGWFLVVMCALLASSGEAAAQNNVLMIVLDDVGVDALGTYCLPPHVCPPLDFPATPNIDALKTSGVLFRNAWSNPICSPTRATLMTGRYGFRTGVRDITKPQIDSNPFDQGLPANELPRCESTLPEVLAMASPVPARAAVGKWHLSNTMNGGALGPNDSGFPHYTGAYSNLVNYFNWIKTIDGRVSPGTSVYSTTDNVNDASTWIGQQTGSWFLMLAFNAPHAPFQAPPVNLRSSARPLAGVDPGHLCDEMDHSNAARRQCYFSMIEAVDKEFGRLKTEIGQQVLDHTTIILLGDNGTPKEVCDDVYRPECAGHSKETVYQGGINVPVIISGAQVTDPDRETDALVNTTDLFTTVIELMTGSSPSTLNPGVVLDSESLVPILNATGAGTRQYAYSELLNAQAVRNSRYKLIRKSTFDTNPAPEEYYDLQSSEIDSNNLLLHLPLTAEQDSNLAALRDHLNSILSSPLHDCDGDEIIADQDKCDEVRNFVLDDEDPLTQHDYDEDGKGDACDDCPFVSNSPKNVPLVHVNYPNGGQIMNIGSTVTLTWSATDDCGGASISNVDLLLSRSGPDGPFTSIAAGIGNTGSYSWTVAAPPTGGSTAFLKVLAHNSVGNTGLDVSDSGFKIRWNAPICSSYCSDVGVRCTPTGFGPNNCCMHECSTDPTCTAPDPCPFNSCEGCF
- a CDS encoding prolyl oligopeptidase family serine peptidase gives rise to the protein MRETLSIPDPLPDLSPASHGGFDLDDAVRVERVSYGTQYGMRIPALLYLPRHPAGRIPGLLIVPGHGGDKHSWYARYAGALYARAGAAVLTFDPVGEGERNDTHRSRSQAHDRLSPDAEDGRRVTGLMVTDLLQGVSYLRRREEIDPSRIAVLGFSLGSYATALAGAVDSRPWVAVMASGGNLDGAGGYWDSSRPMCQGFSYQALRFLGDRPAALYAMHAQRGPSLIVLGGNDTVVRAPRLGALFLGDLQDRVAHLLEGKRGEIFSWKIVDAGGHQPFFLGREVAGWLEEEIDLPAWSVPEIAAFPQVRIGEWADRQGIDLGHLGRRSDRDAGTEALPASIPRVPSEDLDAFTPAEWQALKTHLVLESWVESMHAEERQLRAEGLLTHHLPPVSDSPK